A window of the Brassica oleracea var. oleracea cultivar TO1000 chromosome C1, BOL, whole genome shotgun sequence genome harbors these coding sequences:
- the LOC106297048 gene encoding endochitinase CH25-like has product MKTLLLLLLNFLFLLSFSSAEQCGRQAGGALCPNNLCCSEYGWCGSTEAYCALPGCQSQCTPSGPPPPPPPPPGPPPPDPTGGLTDIITRSQFDDMLKHRNDAACPARGFYTYDAFITAAKYFPSFCNNGDTAARKKELSAFFGQTSHETTGGWPTAPDGPYAWGYCFKEEVSPSSDYCSPSGTWPCAPGKRYYGRGPMQLSWNYNYGQCGAAIGEDLLNNPDLVSNDPVISFKAAIWFWMTPQSPKPSCHAVINGQWQPSPADIAAGRVPGYGVTTNIINGGLECGHGPDTRVFDRIGFYQRYCGIFGVNTGDNLDCYNQRSFASFKSFLDAAM; this is encoded by the exons ATGAAGACTTTACTACTTCTCTTGCTCAACTTCTTGTTTCTTTTATCATTTTCTTCAGCCGAGCAATGTGGTCGACAAGCGGGAGGTGCTCTCTGCCCCAACAATCTATGCTGCAGCGAGTACGGATGGTGCGGTTCCACCGAAGCTTACTGTGCGCTGCCTGGCTGCCAAAGCCAGTGCACTCCCAGTGGTCCTCCTCCTCCCCCTCCACCTCCTCCTGGTCCTCCTCCTCCTGATCCCACCGGCGGTCTTACTGATATCATAACAAGATCTCAGTTCGATGACATGCTTAAACATAGGAACGATGCCGCTTGTCCCGCTAGAGGTTTCTACACTTATGATGCCTTTATCACCGCCGCTAAATATTTCCCCAGCTTCTGCAACAATGGAGACACTGCCGCAAGGAAGAAAGAGCTCTCTGCCTTCTTTGGTCAGACTTCCCACGAAACCACCG GTGGGTGGCCAACAGCACCAGACGGACCATATGCATGGGGATACTGTTTCAAGGAAGAGGTGAGTCCTTCTTCAGACTACTGTTCACCGAGCGGAACGTGGCCATGCGCACCTGGCAAACGTTACTACGGAAGAGGGCCGATGCAGCTGTCGTGGAACTACAACTACGGACAGTGTGGAGCAGCCATTGGAGAGGACTTGCTCAACAACCCTGACCTTGTCTCCAACGACCCAGTGATCTCTTTCAAAGCCGCGATTTGGTTCTGGATGACTCCTCAGTCTCCAAAACCTTCGTGCCATGCCGTGATCAACGGCCAGTGGCAGCCTTCACCCGCAGACATTGCGGCCGGGAGAGTACCGGGTTACGGTGTGACAACGAATATCATTAACGGTGGATTAGAGTGTGGACATGGCCCAGACACAAGAGTCTTTGATAGGATTGGATTTTATCAGAGGTACTGTGGCATCTTTGGAGTGAATACTGGAGATAACCTTGATTGTTACAACCAAAGGTCCTTTGCTTCTTTTAAATCCTTCCTCGACGCTGCTATGTAA
- the LOC106318144 gene encoding dr1-associated corepressor: MRKKLDTRFPAARIKKIMQADEDVGKIALAVPVLVSKSLELFLQDLCDRTYEITIERGAKTVSSLHLKHCVERYNVFDFLREVVSKVPDYGQAQGQAHGTGDVTMDDRTISKRRKPISDEVNDSDEENKKSKTQEVGNAKPSGRGSRGRGRGRGRGGRAAKAAERENLNREMELETAMAEQPPPQDSNQMHVSASSPQENEKKDVDGDIAASKEDTKQQLQNPKEGIDIDLNAESLDLNETKPAPVPAADTATTSEEYPGWPMELGKIDPTQLASLGKRIDEDEEDYDEEG; this comes from the exons ATGAGGAAGAAGCTCGATACTCGCTTCCCAGCT GCTCGTATTAAAAAGATTATGCAAGCTGATGAGGATGTTGGCAAGATTGCTTTGGCGGTGCCTGTCCTAGTCT CAAAATCGTTGGAGTTGTTCTTGCAAGACCTTTGCGATCGTACATATGAGATTACCATCGAGAGAGGAGCCAAGACCGTGAGCTCATTGCACTT AAAACACTGTGTGGAAAGATATAACGTGTTTGATTTTCTGAGGGAAGTTGTGAGCAAGGTTCCTGACTACGGCCAAGCGCAAGGGCAGGCCCATGGGACTGGTGACGTTACCATGGATGATCGCACCATCTCCAAGAGAAG GAAGCCGATCAGTGATGAAGTGAATGACAGCGACGAGGAAAATAAGAAAAGCAAAACA CAAGAGGTGGGGAATGCTAAGCCCAGTGGCAGGGGTAGTAGAGGGAGAGGACGAGGAAGAGGTCGCGGTGGACGAGCTGCTAAAGCAGCCGAAAGAGAAAATCTGAACCGCGAGATGGAGCTTGAGACCGCCATGGCGGAACAGCCACCTCCTCAAGACAGTAACCAGATGCATGTGTCAGCGTCATCACCACAAGAGAACGAGAAGAAGGATGTCGATGGCGACATTGCAGCATCAAAAGAAGACACCAAGCAGCAACTTCAAAATCCAAAAGAAGGCATTGACATTGACCTCAACGCTGAATCCCTCGACCTAAACGAGACCAAACCGGCACCAGTCCCAGCTGCAGACACAGCTACGACCTCAGAAGAATATCCAGGCTGGCCTATGGAGTTGGGCAAGATCGATCCAACACAGTTAGCAAGTTTGGGTAAGAGGATAGACGAGGACGAGGAAGATTATGACGAAGAGGGCTAA
- the LOC106340033 gene encoding uncharacterized protein LOC106340033, producing MAPTIKTIGEYKTHQDYFVDFFGDNLLVTQTETPSVIRRWIRDVVYRHRRSRSSHPLVVGVGVQWTPRWYFSAPKGYYRPADTLQLCVGTLCLIIQLSYCERVPHILRRFLTDPNTTFVGIRNSQDVKRLARTKHQLEIGEILDVRNYFTLTDWHGWSFRPRSFEEIVETCMGFRGVRLDKNISKSNWSVGYLSQDQLLQASVDAYVCFKLGVDARLWEV from the coding sequence ATGGCTCCAACGATAAAAACCATTGGGGAATACAAGACTCACCAAGATTATTTCGTCGATTTCTTTGGAGACAATTTGTTAGTCACTCAAACCGAGACACCCTCCGTCATCAGGCGATGGATCCGAGACGTCGTCTACCGTCACCGTCGCTCGCGTTCTTCTCACCCTCTCGTCGTTGGAGTCGGCGTCCAGTGGACACCGCGATGGTATTTCTCAGCGCCGAAGGGCTATTACCGTCCAGCAGATACTCTCCAGTTATGCGTGGGAACTTTATGTCTCATCATCCAGCTCTCTTACTGTGAACGTGTCCCCCACATCCTTCGAAGGTTCCTAACGGATCCAAACACAACCTTTGTCGGTATAAGGAACAGTCAAGACGTTAAGAGGCTAGCAAGAACTAAACATCAGTTGGAGATTGGAGAAATTCTTGACGTAAGGAACTACTTCACCCTCACGGATTGGCATGGTTGGAGTTTCAGGCCTCGTTCGTTTGAGGAGATTGTTGAGACCTGTATGGGGTTTCGAGGAGTTAGGCTAGATAAGAATATAAGCAAGAGTAATTGGAGTGTCGGCTACCTTAGCCAAGATCAGTTACTTCAGGCTTCAGTAGATGCCTATGTTTGCTTCAAGCTCGGTGTTGATGCTCGTCTATGGGAAGTTTGA
- the LOC106340021 gene encoding uncharacterized protein LOC106340021, whose protein sequence is MRHHSSMLNDIERALDSFRDQLNTAEDDVDMWRRSSGYKPKFSTQETWLLLWPKGIWFSQATPKFAFMAWLATRERLYTMDRVSQLSQGIDTSCVLCKNTPKSRNHLFFKCSFSAQVWEHLVKGILQKSYTAEWTGIKILLVDRNLKRYKLFCTRYAFQAAVYAKWRERNRRRHGEPPLPTQALMKLVDKEINGNILLLIEYNTIKNQRHRRGLVPTVVACGDLSGCVSSPVVYG, encoded by the exons ATGAGGCATCATTCGAGCATGCTGAATGATATTGAAAGGGCCCTGGACTCTTTTAGAGATCAACTGAACACTGCAGAGGATGATGTCGACATGTGGAGGCGATCATCAGGCTACAAACCAAAATTTTCGACACAAGAGACTTGGTTGCTTCTTTGGCCGAAAGGTATATGGTTCTCGCAGGCTACCCCAAAGTTTGCTTTCATGGCTTGGCTTGCAACTAGGGAAAGACTATATACCATGGATCGGGTTTCTCAATTGAGTCAAGGCATTGACACAAGTTGTGTCTTATGCAAGAACACTCCAAAATCCCGGAACCATCTTTTCTTCAAGTGTTCCTTCTCAGCTCAAGTTTGGGAGCATCTAGTCAAAGGTATATTGCAGAAATCATACACTGCAGAATGGACTGGTATTAAGATATTGCTTGTTGATCGGAATCTGAAGAGATACAAGCTGTTTTGTACTCGATACGCCTTCCAAGCCGCTGTCTATGCGAAATGGAGAGAACGCAATAGGCGCAGGCATGGAGAACCACCGCTGCCCACTCAAGCTCTGATGAAGCTTGTTGATAAAG AAATCAACGGCAATATTTTGCTCTTGATCGAGTACAACACTATAAAGAACCAGCGGCACCGGCGTGGGTTGGTACCTACGGTGGTGGCTTGTGGAGATCTGTCGGGGTGCGTCTCGTCTCCTGTCGTCTATGGCTGA
- the LOC106340013 gene encoding endochitinase CH25-like, which produces MNTLLLLLLLFLSFLLSFSSAEECGQQAGGALCPNNLCCSPFGWCGDTEPYCKRPGCQSQCTPDGHPPPLPPPPSPPPPDPTGGLTDIITRSQFDDMLKHRNDPACPSRGFYTYEAFITAAYYFTSFARGRDTAARKKELAAFFGQTSYESTGHPKNTSIYTWGYCYKEELNPPSDYCSPSDTWPCVPGKRYYGRGPVLLKGNHEYGSYGQALNADLLNNPDLVSNDPVMAFKVAILFWMKPVPPKPWSHGVLINLWRPSTADIAAGRLPGYGVITNIFNGRIECGHGYDARVADRIGFYRRYCEILGADPGDNLDCYNQRPFDPVICPSTLLFNKE; this is translated from the coding sequence ATGAACACTTTACTACTACTTCTCTTACTCTTCTTGTCGTTTCTTTTATCATTTTCCTCGGCCGAGGAATGTGGTCAACAAGCGGGAGGTGCTCTCTGCCCCAACAATCTATGCTGCAGCCCGTTCGGATGGTGCGGTGACACCGAACCTTACTGTAAGCGGCCTGGCTGCCAAAGCCAGTGCACTCCTGATGGTCATCCTCCTCCTCTTCCTCCTCCTCCTTCTCCTCCCCCTCCTGATCCCACCGGCGGTCTTACTGATATCATTACAAGATCTCAGTTCGATGACATGCTTAAACATAGGAACGACCCCGCTTGTCCCTCTAGAGGTTTCTACACTTACGAAGCCTTTATCACCGCGGCTTATTATTTCACCAGCTTCGCCAGAGGCAGAGACACTGCCGCGAGGAAGAAAGAACTCGCCGCTTTCTTTGGTCAGACTTCCTACGAATCCACTGGTCATCCAAAAAACACTTCGATATACACGTGGGGTTACTGTTACAAGGAAGAGTTGAATCCCCCTTCAGACTACTGTTCACCGAGTGACACGTGGCCGTGCGTACCTGGCAAGCGCTACTACGGAAGAGGACCGGTGCTGCTGAAGGGGAACCACGAGTACGGATCGTACGGACAAGCCCTTAACGCCGACTTACTCAACAACCCTGACCTTGTCTCTAACGACCCAGTGATGGCTTTCAAAGTCGCGATTTTATTCTGGATGAAACCTGTGCCTCCAAAACCGTGGAGCCACGGCGTGTTGATAAATTTATGGAGGCCTTCAACGGCAGACATTGCGGCCGGGAGATTACCGGGTTACGGTGTGATAACGAATATCTTCAACGGTAGAATAGAGTGTGGACATGGCTATGACGCAAGAGTTGCTGATAGGATTGGGTTTTATAGGAGGTACTGTGAAATCTTAGGAGCTGACCCCGGAGATAATCTTGATTGTTACAACCAACGGCCATTTGATCCTGTAATTTGTCCCTCGACGCTGCTATTTAATAAAGAGTGA
- the LOC106318153 gene encoding cysteine proteinase inhibitor 6-like produces the protein MKSSFFFIVVLSLSSIFISSLIATFSKDDMAMLGGVRDVPANENSVEVESLARFAVDEHNKKENALLEFARVVKAKEQVVAGTMHHLTLEIIEAGKKKLYEAKVWVKPWLNFKELQEFKPASDDGAPSTTITPSDLGCKKDENASGWREVPGDDPEVQHVADHAVKTIQQRSNSLFPYELQEVVHANAEVTGEAAKYNMVLKLKRGEKEEKFKVEVHKNHEGVLHLNHMEQHHD, from the exons ATGAAAAGCAGTTTCTTCTTCATCGTTGTTCTCTCTCTCTCCTCCATCTTCATTTCCTCTCTGATCGCTACTTTCTCCAAAGACGACATGGCCATGCTCGGAGGCGTTCGCGATGTACCTGCTAACGAGAACAGTGTCGAGGTCGAGAGCCTCGCTCGTTTCGCTGTCGATGAGCATAACAAGAAAGAG AATGCACTGCTCGAGTTTGCGAGAGTGGTGAAGGCGAAAGAGCAAGTTGTGGCGGGAACGATGCACCACCTGACTCTGGAGATCATCGAGGCTGGGAAGAAGAAGCTTTACGAGGCTAAAGTGTGGGTGAAGCCTTGGTTGAACTTCAAGGAGTTGCAGGAGTTCAAGCCTGCTAGTGATGATGGTGCCCCTTCTACTACCATCACTCCCTCAGATCTTGGCTGCAAGAAAG ATGAGAATGCATCTGGATGGAGGGAAGTTCCAGGAGATGATCCAGAAGTGCAGCACGTTGCTGATCATGCTGTCAAGACTATACAGCAGAGGTCTAACTCTTTGTTTCCTTATGAACTCCAAGAGGTTGTTCATGCCAACGCTGAG GTCACTGGGGAGGCTGCAAAGTACAACATGGTTCTGAAGTTGAAGAGAGGGGAGAAGGAGGAAAAGTTCAAGGTGGAGGTTCACAAGAACCATGAAGGTGTTCTTCATCTCAACCACATGGAGCAGCACCATGACTAG